Proteins from one Chroococcidiopsis sp. CCMEE 29 genomic window:
- a CDS encoding addiction module protein, whose protein sequence is MTETAERLKLELSQLSVKDRAELAYFLIHSLDEEVDYDVESAWDVELTRRMQEINEGTASGKTSNQVFTELREKYS, encoded by the coding sequence ATGACTGAAACAGCGGAAAGACTGAAGCTTGAGCTTTCTCAACTCTCTGTTAAGGATCGTGCAGAACTTGCTTACTTCCTAATCCACTCATTGGATGAGGAGGTTGACTATGACGTAGAGAGTGCTTGGGATGTTGAGTTAACGCGACGGATGCAAGAAATCAACGAAGGTACTGCTTCCGGTAAAACATCTAACCAAGTATTCACCGAGCTGAGAGAGAAATATTCGTGA
- a CDS encoding creatininase family protein: protein MLLHLITWLEVEAYLQKSQGMILPIGSTEQHGPTGLIGTDAICAEAIARGVGEATQAIVGPTINVGMALHHTAFPGTISLRPSTMIQLIRDYVTCLAKAGFTKFFFINGHGGNVATLKAAFAETYAHISDLNLANAQLVKCQVGNWFMCSSVYQLAKELYGDREGSHATPSEVAVTQYIYPEAIKQTPLSPEVASGHKIYGAADFRLRYQDGRMGSNPALATPEHGKQFYELAVKELSKTYLEFLNVE from the coding sequence ATGTTGCTACATTTAATTACCTGGCTTGAAGTAGAAGCTTATTTACAAAAATCACAGGGGATGATTCTCCCAATTGGTTCAACAGAGCAACATGGACCCACTGGGTTGATTGGCACTGATGCAATTTGTGCTGAAGCGATCGCGCGTGGTGTAGGAGAAGCGACCCAGGCAATAGTGGGACCCACTATCAACGTTGGCATGGCGCTGCATCATACAGCTTTTCCCGGCACAATTAGCCTCCGACCTAGCACAATGATTCAGCTAATTCGAGACTACGTAACCTGTTTAGCCAAAGCTGGATTTACCAAGTTCTTCTTTATTAACGGTCATGGCGGTAATGTTGCCACCCTCAAAGCTGCTTTTGCTGAGACTTATGCCCATATTTCAGATCTCAATCTTGCCAATGCCCAACTGGTAAAGTGTCAAGTTGGTAACTGGTTTATGTGCAGTTCTGTTTACCAGTTGGCGAAAGAGTTATACGGCGATCGAGAAGGCTCCCATGCCACCCCCAGTGAGGTAGCTGTAACTCAGTACATCTATCCAGAGGCAATCAAGCAAACTCCCTTATCACCAGAAGTTGCATCAGGACACAAAATCTATGGGGCAGCTGACTTCCGGCTGCGCTATCAGGATGGGCGGATGGGGTCTAATCCTGCTTTGGCAACACCTGAGCATGGCAAGCAGTTTTATGAATTAGCGGTGAAGGAACTTAGCAAAACCTATCTAGAGTTTTTAAACGTGGAATAA
- a CDS encoding carbonate dehydratase, with translation MYKKLITHPISRQKSKLALMLGILLSALTLIAVVVNAQEGGLVSLSTPVRVVVNSSFISPLDEVFGDVLVGKKVFVAGNTVLRAEPDTRICLGNQTNFQDNILFLAKRSIPAPPSQCALKASSTGERVSIAHQASIENSKIGNFTFVGFRSRLNNVVLEDGAFVLHGATLSNVRIGKNRLVPIGAVIATQAQADALPLKTEANAKFQNEVLEVNEEFAENYSKLYEEGGFDAVTGTGPGPQTSWNPKPVSPTLGKNVQIDEFARIVGDVRLGSNSVVGQRTSIRADEGSPIVIGDNAAIEDRVTFHALKGTNIRIGNNLKASDNIVFHGPLQVGNNLTIGDDAILFRSKVGNNVTIGDGAIVVDVTLRDGVQVPAKTVLTTQKQADALPNVSERRVTL, from the coding sequence ATGTACAAGAAATTGATTACGCATCCCATATCTAGACAGAAATCCAAGCTCGCCCTGATGCTGGGTATTCTCTTAAGCGCTCTGACGTTAATAGCAGTAGTAGTCAATGCTCAGGAAGGTGGCCTAGTTAGTTTGTCTACTCCAGTAAGGGTTGTAGTGAACTCCAGCTTCATCAGTCCACTAGATGAAGTTTTTGGCGATGTCTTAGTGGGCAAAAAGGTTTTTGTTGCTGGCAATACTGTCTTAAGGGCAGAACCTGATACCCGGATTTGCCTTGGCAACCAAACTAATTTCCAGGACAATATTTTATTCTTAGCAAAGCGTTCAATCCCAGCTCCACCATCTCAGTGTGCACTAAAAGCAAGTAGTACTGGAGAGCGAGTCAGCATCGCCCACCAAGCAAGTATCGAAAATTCAAAGATCGGTAACTTCACTTTTGTGGGTTTCCGTTCCCGTCTCAACAATGTTGTGCTAGAAGATGGTGCCTTTGTACTACATGGTGCTACTCTCTCTAATGTGCGAATCGGCAAAAATCGTCTAGTGCCAATTGGAGCAGTGATCGCCACCCAAGCTCAAGCTGACGCCCTACCGTTGAAGACCGAAGCCAATGCTAAATTCCAAAATGAGGTGTTAGAGGTCAATGAGGAATTCGCCGAGAACTACAGCAAACTTTATGAGGAGGGGGGATTTGATGCGGTAACAGGTACTGGTCCGGGACCGCAAACCTCTTGGAATCCAAAACCAGTTAGCCCCACCCTTGGTAAGAACGTGCAGATTGATGAATTTGCTCGGATCGTTGGGGATGTACGACTAGGCAGCAACAGTGTGGTGGGACAGCGAACTTCGATTCGTGCTGATGAAGGTTCACCGATTGTCATTGGTGATAATGCTGCGATCGAGGATCGGGTTACTTTCCATGCGCTCAAAGGTACTAATATCCGCATTGGTAACAACCTGAAGGCAAGTGACAACATTGTCTTTCACGGACCGTTGCAAGTTGGTAACAATCTGACTATAGGGGACGATGCAATCCTTTTCCGATCTAAGGTTGGCAACAATGTGACCATTGGTGATGGGGCAATAGTTGTTGATGTGACACTACGCGACGGGGTGCAAGTGCCAGCGAAAACAGTGCTGACAACCCAGAAACAAGCAGATGCATTGCCTAATGTTTCCGAGCGAAGAGTTACTCTTTGA
- a CDS encoding type II toxin-antitoxin system RelE/ParE family toxin: MKPVIIHSEAIEELDGAVAYDEDQKVGLGLDFLVEVEQALDKIQQNPNLGAVYKVTGLRRYVIQRFPFLIFYAELEEYIWVVAIAHGKRRPDYWRR; this comes from the coding sequence GTGAAGCCTGTCATTATTCACAGCGAAGCGATTGAGGAGCTAGATGGGGCAGTTGCCTACGACGAAGATCAAAAGGTAGGTTTGGGACTCGATTTTCTGGTTGAAGTCGAACAGGCTCTCGATAAAATTCAACAGAATCCAAATTTAGGAGCAGTCTACAAAGTCACAGGGTTACGTCGATATGTAATTCAACGGTTTCCTTTCCTAATTTTTTACGCAGAACTTGAAGAGTATATCTGGGTAGTTGCGATTGCACATGGAAAGCGTAGACCTGATTACTGGAGACGATGA
- a CDS encoding AraC family transcriptional regulator, giving the protein MAIVLSDVDYWELWEESNQNTQLLSDADSSEILMECPQQLGKGYRRRIQLRQGIDLLIHNYNLSENLSVKYEAYVYPLEFGFQISGDRSNRDGRSRSTGQNFLQSGANPSITSEELAGKRIIQVDIHLAYPCQLNSFIAGEFEQLPLEVKQLIEDSEQPYDDLGKTTPVMQIALEQILNCPYQGLTKQIYLEGKCWELIALRLEQLVASYSQLSKSRVLQPDDIDRIHLAKEVLIRHFDNPPSLLGLARQVGLNDYKLKLGFHQVFGTTVFGYLYAYRMEQARLLLAQRRMKVKEVAKLVGYASPSRFTAAFKRKFGVSPSVYLAK; this is encoded by the coding sequence GTGGCAATAGTTCTCTCAGATGTGGATTACTGGGAACTGTGGGAAGAGAGTAATCAAAACACTCAGCTTTTATCTGATGCAGATAGTTCTGAAATTCTTATGGAGTGTCCTCAGCAGCTAGGCAAAGGATATCGGCGGCGAATTCAACTGCGCCAAGGAATAGATTTGTTAATTCACAATTACAATTTATCTGAGAATCTGAGCGTGAAATACGAAGCCTATGTATACCCACTAGAATTTGGCTTTCAAATTTCAGGTGATCGCAGCAATAGAGATGGTAGAAGCAGGAGTACTGGGCAAAACTTTCTGCAATCCGGCGCAAATCCAAGTATAACCAGCGAAGAGTTAGCAGGAAAGCGGATCATACAAGTCGATATTCATTTAGCATATCCCTGTCAACTCAACAGTTTCATTGCAGGTGAGTTTGAGCAACTGCCTCTAGAAGTGAAGCAATTGATCGAAGATTCGGAACAGCCTTACGATGATCTGGGAAAGACAACACCCGTCATGCAAATTGCCCTAGAGCAGATATTAAATTGTCCTTATCAAGGGCTGACAAAACAGATTTATCTCGAAGGCAAGTGCTGGGAACTTATTGCTTTGCGGCTAGAACAATTAGTTGCAAGTTACAGCCAATTAAGCAAATCTCGCGTTCTGCAACCCGACGATATTGATAGAATTCATCTTGCCAAAGAGGTTTTAATCCGTCATTTCGACAATCCGCCGTCTTTACTGGGTTTAGCACGACAAGTTGGACTTAATGACTACAAGCTCAAGCTCGGCTTTCACCAAGTTTTTGGGACTACAGTATTTGGATACTTATACGCTTACCGCATGGAGCAAGCGCGACTTTTGCTAGCGCAAAGACGAATGAAAGTAAAAGAAGTGGCAAAGCTAGTTGGCTACGCCAGTCCCAGCCGTTTTACTGCTGCTTTCAAACGCAAATTTGGTGTTAGCCCTAGTGTTTATCTAGCTAAGTGA
- a CDS encoding MFS transporter: MRTFLIIWFGQLVSTFGSRMTGFALTIWAWELTGKATALALVSFFTILPRVFITLFAGTLVDRCNRKHLIMVGDAVAAVSTLAILLLYLTENLQIWHLYVIGALNGAFSEIQELAYTASISLLVSKQQYTRASSMNSTIHYGAIITAPALAGALYYLIGLVGIALIDIVTFAIAISTVLLVHIPQPAINHTEHQKHLGIWQQVAFGFRYILARPGLVAFMVFTALFWFAHDLGNALYSPMILARTSNNAAVLGSLSSAAGIGGVTGALLLNTWGGPKRRIHGMLLGFVGAGISKTIFGLGQSPLIWLPAQFCSSLNFPLLGSSSTAILLAKVAPEIQGRVFAAQSTILQILSAIATLIAGPLADYLFEPAMMPKGSVAPVFSALVGTGSGAGMALLYITTSLSLILVGLSGYSFRVLREVEIIMPDHDNASK, encoded by the coding sequence GTGCGTACCTTTCTCATCATCTGGTTTGGTCAGTTGGTTTCCACCTTTGGTAGCCGTATGACTGGTTTTGCGCTCACGATTTGGGCTTGGGAACTGACGGGTAAAGCAACAGCATTAGCTTTAGTCAGTTTCTTCACCATCTTGCCGCGCGTTTTCATTACTTTGTTTGCCGGAACGCTCGTAGATCGCTGCAACCGCAAACACTTGATTATGGTAGGCGACGCAGTAGCGGCTGTGTCTACTTTGGCAATTCTCTTGCTATATCTCACAGAAAACTTGCAAATCTGGCATTTGTATGTAATTGGCGCACTCAACGGTGCTTTTAGTGAAATTCAGGAGTTAGCATACACAGCATCAATATCACTGCTAGTTTCCAAGCAACAATACACTCGTGCCAGCAGTATGAATTCTACAATTCATTATGGTGCGATTATTACTGCTCCTGCCCTAGCAGGTGCACTTTATTACCTCATTGGTTTAGTGGGGATTGCCTTAATTGATATCGTTACCTTTGCGATCGCTATTAGTACAGTGCTTTTAGTACATATCCCCCAACCAGCCATTAATCATACAGAACACCAAAAACATCTAGGCATTTGGCAGCAGGTTGCCTTTGGCTTCCGCTACATTTTGGCACGTCCTGGGTTAGTGGCATTTATGGTGTTTACGGCTCTGTTTTGGTTTGCTCACGACCTCGGTAATGCTTTATATTCACCGATGATTTTGGCGCGCACGAGTAATAATGCTGCAGTGTTAGGCAGTTTGTCTTCAGCTGCAGGCATCGGTGGTGTCACGGGAGCATTGCTCCTAAATACCTGGGGTGGTCCCAAGCGCCGCATTCACGGTATGCTATTAGGCTTTGTGGGGGCAGGTATCAGCAAAACTATATTTGGTCTGGGTCAGTCACCACTAATCTGGCTACCAGCACAGTTCTGCTCTTCGCTCAATTTCCCCTTGCTTGGTAGTTCTAGTACAGCAATTTTACTGGCAAAAGTCGCACCCGAAATTCAAGGACGGGTTTTTGCTGCTCAATCGACAATTCTACAAATTCTGTCGGCGATCGCTACCTTAATAGCTGGACCACTAGCTGATTATCTGTTTGAACCTGCCATGATGCCAAAAGGTAGCGTTGCACCTGTATTCAGCGCTTTGGTTGGTACTGGTTCTGGGGCAGGGATGGCACTTTTATATATCACTACTTCACTGAGTTTGATATTGGTAGGTTTGAGTGGATATAGCTTTCGAGTGTTACGCGAAGTAGAAATCATCATGCCAGATCATGATAATGCCTCCAAGTAG
- a CDS encoding iron-siderophore ABC transporter substrate-binding protein, producing the protein MKSEQMYLIERSRLISLLILFVTACSNTTAQKTPNQGIATLSASSNCQIVPHDFGKTKICGQPQRVVAIGTNALDLLLSLGIEPVGYAEDGRALIGSPQAGKPTVGVKYLGKRMKSHPVHIGTRQSPSLETILRLKPDLILGDFSDQSLYSNLSQMAPALFPYQDYESDSDRWQQELRQLGKIMQREHHAQQVIDEHHQRIAQAKVKLKPVSRNSKVLLLSMSGLDRISVFNDETFAGNLLRDIGFQLALPQHLPVTYGEINISLETLPQINADLIIVMASGDSSVEKVKTEWWQNPILRSLPPSQAGRVYFVDYQLWSRIAGPIAAEIMLDQIQELLL; encoded by the coding sequence GTGAAATCTGAACAGATGTATCTAATTGAGCGATCGCGGTTAATCTCCTTGCTTATCTTGTTTGTTACTGCCTGTAGCAACACGACTGCCCAAAAAACGCCAAATCAGGGGATAGCTACTCTTAGCGCCTCCTCTAACTGTCAAATTGTCCCCCATGACTTCGGTAAAACTAAAATTTGCGGGCAACCCCAACGAGTAGTTGCGATTGGAACTAATGCACTAGATCTGCTGCTGTCTTTGGGGATCGAACCAGTCGGTTACGCTGAGGATGGACGAGCTTTGATTGGTTCGCCGCAAGCGGGAAAACCAACCGTTGGGGTTAAGTACCTGGGAAAGCGGATGAAAAGCCATCCCGTCCACATTGGCACTCGGCAATCACCCTCACTAGAAACAATTTTGCGGCTAAAGCCAGACTTGATTTTAGGGGATTTTTCTGATCAGTCACTATACAGCAATCTCTCGCAGATGGCACCAGCGTTGTTCCCGTATCAGGATTATGAAAGCGACAGCGATCGCTGGCAGCAGGAGCTTCGCCAACTTGGTAAAATCATGCAGCGCGAACACCACGCTCAACAAGTGATTGACGAGCATCATCAGAGAATTGCTCAAGCCAAAGTTAAGCTGAAGCCGGTCAGCCGCAACTCAAAAGTTCTGCTACTTTCAATGTCAGGATTGGATAGAATTTCCGTGTTTAATGATGAAACTTTTGCCGGAAATTTACTCAGAGATATTGGTTTTCAACTGGCGCTGCCGCAGCACCTACCAGTAACATACGGTGAAATCAACATTTCACTGGAGACTTTACCGCAAATCAATGCTGATTTGATTATTGTGATGGCTAGTGGGGACAGTAGTGTAGAAAAGGTCAAAACAGAGTGGTGGCAAAACCCAATTCTGCGATCACTACCACCAAGCCAAGCTGGACGAGTCTATTTTGTTGACTACCAACTCTGGAGTCGGATTGCTGGACCAATTGCTGCAGAAATCATGCTCGATCAAATTCAAGAATTACTGCTTTAA
- a CDS encoding TonB-dependent siderophore receptor — protein sequence MNSKPSSVEVILVTPSGEPFRVLTSSYGKTFVADIVNTQLRLPNSQSFRANNPTEGIVSVRVTQKNTNSIQVTVIGQESLPTAKVTQTGKDLVFSLNAAADTITSQSTLAPEPPTTGVQSETPEVTDPDETAEEIEVVVTATRTEEAATDVPRSVTVITREQIEAQTALSRDLQDILGQTVPGLGPSTQTANIFGQTLRGRRPLVLIDGVPIRSNLSTVQARDLRSIDPSVIERIEVVRGPTAIYGNGGTGGVINIITRQPTEERLTSTTEVGVNAALGNLEADSFGNTLQHLIGINQGNFDLTFSLARVETGSFFDAAGDRIPAQDSNVADSEIFDLFGKVGVNLGEQQRLQLTANHYDNNDNSTFISDPIVDELPGIQKARALKVPEPEYIGSREPDLRNTVISLEYTHENLWGSQVQAQAYYRHNSLAFNGFDYRNLEIFNPEIGRGLFDKELWGGRLQIDTPISDAVSLLWGVDYSDEHIVQDEEIFDTEDYDKSGRRVFRKIGEGTGIPPYDLRNLGAFAQLQWNVSDRLLLSGGARYERFDLSVDDYTLTLFEDSPRSIAGGDLNFDDVVFNLGAVYKVTDSVSLFANFAQGFSAPDFGRLFRSPPIAFTSVESDLEVTQPQRVDNYEIGIRGEWSSVQASLAGFYNESELGERLQPGAVFATLVRAPQRIYGLEATLDWQPGGGWQLGSTASWIEGEEKQEDEEYLALNSATIQPLKLTAYVEHQTTPSWRNRLQLLYVGDRDRAFEDGTEDVPIEGYLILDYISSIQLGPGQLQVGIENLLNNQYFPVQSQIQSGFFEQLNYAGRGRTIRINYSLSW from the coding sequence TTGAACTCTAAGCCCAGTAGTGTTGAAGTAATTTTGGTAACCCCCAGTGGCGAACCATTCAGAGTCCTCACGTCTAGCTACGGCAAAACTTTTGTGGCTGACATCGTTAATACTCAATTGCGCTTGCCAAATAGCCAATCCTTTCGTGCCAATAATCCAACTGAGGGGATTGTCTCTGTTAGGGTGACGCAGAAAAACACCAACAGTATTCAAGTAACTGTTATTGGTCAAGAAAGTTTACCAACTGCCAAGGTGACTCAGACTGGCAAAGATTTAGTTTTCAGCCTAAATGCTGCCGCTGACACCATAACTTCCCAATCCACCCTGGCGCCGGAACCACCTACAACTGGTGTGCAATCGGAGACTCCTGAAGTAACCGATCCAGACGAGACAGCTGAGGAAATTGAGGTAGTAGTCACTGCTACGCGCACAGAAGAAGCAGCAACAGATGTGCCACGTTCAGTTACGGTAATTACTCGCGAACAAATTGAAGCCCAAACAGCTTTATCGAGGGACTTACAAGATATTCTCGGCCAAACGGTTCCTGGCTTGGGACCCTCCACTCAAACTGCCAATATATTTGGACAGACTTTGCGAGGCCGCAGACCTCTTGTTTTGATTGACGGTGTTCCAATTCGGTCAAATCTTTCGACGGTCCAAGCAAGAGACTTGAGAAGTATCGATCCCTCAGTCATTGAACGCATTGAAGTTGTTCGCGGTCCTACAGCAATCTATGGTAACGGGGGAACCGGTGGTGTCATCAACATCATCACACGGCAGCCTACTGAGGAAAGACTGACTTCTACAACTGAAGTGGGCGTAAATGCTGCTTTGGGGAATCTTGAAGCAGACAGCTTTGGCAACACACTTCAGCATTTGATTGGGATCAATCAGGGGAACTTTGACCTTACCTTTAGTCTTGCCAGGGTAGAAACTGGTAGCTTTTTTGATGCCGCAGGCGATCGCATTCCGGCGCAGGATTCAAATGTGGCTGATAGTGAAATATTTGACTTATTCGGCAAAGTGGGGGTGAACTTGGGCGAACAGCAGCGCCTCCAACTCACGGCAAATCACTACGACAATAACGACAACAGCACTTTCATTTCAGATCCAATCGTTGACGAACTCCCAGGTATCCAAAAAGCTCGCGCCCTCAAAGTACCAGAACCAGAATATATTGGCAGCCGAGAACCAGACCTGCGGAATACTGTCATTTCGCTGGAATATACCCACGAAAACCTTTGGGGCAGTCAAGTACAAGCTCAAGCCTATTATCGGCATAATTCTTTAGCATTTAATGGCTTTGATTATCGCAATTTGGAGATTTTCAACCCAGAAATTGGTCGTGGTCTATTCGACAAGGAACTATGGGGAGGACGACTGCAAATTGACACTCCTATCTCTGATGCAGTTAGTTTACTGTGGGGAGTTGATTACTCGGACGAGCATATTGTGCAAGACGAGGAAATTTTCGACACAGAGGATTATGACAAAAGTGGGCGGAGAGTTTTCCGCAAAATTGGAGAAGGTACGGGTATTCCTCCCTATGACTTAAGAAATCTAGGTGCATTTGCTCAGTTGCAGTGGAACGTCAGCGATCGCTTGCTATTGAGCGGCGGAGCGCGTTATGAACGCTTCGATCTGAGTGTTGATGACTACACTTTGACATTATTTGAAGACTCCCCTCGCAGTATTGCTGGAGGAGACTTGAACTTTGATGACGTTGTGTTTAATCTGGGTGCTGTCTACAAAGTTACGGATTCAGTCAGCCTGTTTGCTAACTTTGCTCAAGGCTTTTCTGCACCAGATTTTGGTCGCCTCTTCCGCTCCCCACCCATAGCATTTACTTCAGTTGAAAGCGATCTGGAAGTAACTCAGCCACAAAGAGTAGACAACTATGAGATTGGCATACGGGGTGAATGGTCTTCAGTTCAAGCATCCCTCGCTGGTTTTTACAACGAATCTGAACTAGGCGAACGCTTGCAACCAGGAGCAGTGTTTGCTACGCTAGTCCGCGCCCCACAAAGGATTTACGGTTTAGAAGCTACCCTTGACTGGCAACCAGGAGGAGGCTGGCAACTTGGCAGTACCGCAAGTTGGATCGAGGGTGAGGAAAAGCAAGAAGATGAAGAATATCTGGCGCTTAACAGTGCGACTATCCAACCACTAAAGCTGACGGCTTACGTTGAGCATCAAACGACGCCCAGCTGGCGCAATCGACTGCAACTTTTATATGTTGGCGATCGTGATCGGGCATTTGAAGATGGGACTGAAGATGTGCCAATCGAAGGCTACTTAATACTAGACTACATCAGCAGCATCCAGCTTGGACCAGGACAGCTGCAAGTTGGCATCGAGAACTTGTTAAATAACCAATATTTCCCAGTCCAATCTCAAATTCAAAGTGGTTTTTTTGAGCAACTTAATTATGCCGGACGAGGCAGAACAATTCGGATTAACTACTCACTCAGTTGGTGA